Proteins encoded in a region of the Esox lucius isolate fEsoLuc1 chromosome 9, fEsoLuc1.pri, whole genome shotgun sequence genome:
- the LOC105021546 gene encoding zinc finger protein 32 encodes MSKLQLLHVFLNERLKAAAVEIFGAVEKTVAQYQEENERLRRLLQITPDIKLCRIDSLQLSLSVSEEEVPPEKQQGEQEWSPTVGEEDPEPTLIKEERVDLRTSQEEEHVQSQKADIIEFEFPPLCVKTEYDQEGPLQSLPPPQTQTVENIESDSEPVDTQFATVTHQKGLNILFDPPGNNPNNAFGNSSAFSSYPAGLDSRPQLDPNPSLVGHCSKPGVISEKTLCCRDCGETFARKADLQGHMSLAKGSPSECSICLKRYNSTCKLKAHVRFCHMEQPFNCPSCGMAFKQKNDLSKHMTIHAGETTFSCGNCGKSFYQKGNLRRHILTHTGEKPFSCVYCRKSFNQKGDLTKHIWIHTGQKPFGCAYCGKSFIQKGDLRRHILTHTGEKPFSCVTCGKSFNQKGHLRRHSLTHTGEKQHSSSVLG; translated from the exons ATGTCAAAACTACAGTTGTTGCATGTGTTTCTAAATGAGCGCTTAAAGGCAGCGGCTGTGGAGATTTTTGGAGCGGTTGAGAAAACGGTAGCGCAGTACCAGGAGGAGAACGAACGTCTACGGAGACTACTGCAGATAACACCGGACATAAAACTATGTAGAATAG ACTCTCTGCAGCTCTCACTTTCTGTCTCAGAAGAGGAGGTTCCTCCTGAGAAGCAGCAGGGTGAGCAGGAGTGGAGCCCAACAGTGGGGGAGGAGGACCCAGAGCCCACACTGATTAAAGAGGAACGGGTGGATCTCAGGACCAGTCAGGAGGAAGAGCATGTTCAGTCCCAGAAAGCTGACATCATAGAGTTCGAATTCCCTCCTCTCTGTGTGAAAACTGAATATGATCAGGAAGGCCCACTTCAGTCCTTGCCTCCTCCCCAAACCCAGACTGTGGAGAACATAGAGAGCGACTCTGAACCAGTGGATACACAATTCGCCACCGTTACTCATCAAAAGGGTCTCAACATTCTCTTTGACCCTCCTGGTAACAATCCAAACAATGCTTTTGGCAACAGTTCAGCTTTTAGCAGCTACCCAGCAGGACTTGACAGTCGTCCACAACTGGATCCCAACCCATCGTTGGTGGGACACTGTTCTAAACCAGGCGTCATATCCGAGAAGACTCTCTGCTGTCGTGACTGTGGCGAAACGTTCGCTCGGAAAGCGGACCTGCAGGGGCACATGTCTCTCGCCAAGGGGAGTCCCAGTGAATGTAGCATCTGCCTAAAACGCTACAACTCCACTTGTAAACTGAAGGCCCATGTCCGATTCTGTCACATGGAGCAGCCCTTTAACTGCCCATCTTGTGGGatggcatttaaacaaaaaaacgaCCTGTCCAAGCACATGACGATTCACGCAGGGGAGACCACATTCAGCTGTGGCAACTGTGGGAAAAGTTTCTATCAGAAGGGCAATCTAAGGAGGCACATACTGACTCACACTGGGGAGAAACCATTTAGCTGTGTTTATTGTAGGAAGAGCTTCAATCAGAAGGGGGACCTAACCAAACACATATGGATTCACACAGGACAGAAACCGTTCGGCTGTGCTTACTGTGGGAAAAGCTTCATTCAGAAGGGGGACTTAAGAAGGCATATactgactcacacaggagagaagccatttAGTTGTGTAacctgtgggaagagtttcaatCAGAAGGGACACCTCAGGAGGCATTCACtaactcacacaggagagaagcaaCACAGCAGCTCAGTGCTTGGTTAA
- the LOC105021547 gene encoding chorion transcription factor Cf2-like, translated as MFISRHNMSKLQLLHVYLNERLTAAAVEIFGAVVKTVSEYQEENDRLRRLLRITPDLTCRIDSLQFSLAVSEEGAPTEQQHFQQEWSPNLGQEDPESTQIKEEQEEIRTSQEEEQLQGLESDNIEFSFSSPCVKNECDQEDPLVQPLTLPQTQTMENRESDTEPVDVTPFVTHLKGLDILFDHPGNVNNTFSNNSAVSNYPVGLDSSLPLHRNPPLDPNPPLDRNPPLDPNPPLDPNPPLEKHHMKSSITSKKIHRCSDCSERFALKADLQEHVIHAKKRPSECRFCKKRYNSTCKLKAHVQLCHVEKPCTCPFCGKTFKHKGGMSRHMRIHTGEKPFSCGDCGKSFNQKGDLRRHILTHTGEKPFSCVYCGKSFNRKGHLRRHILTHRRETI; from the exons atgtttattaGTCGACACAACATGTCTAAACTGCAGCTGTTGCATGTGTATTTAAATGAGCGCCTAACGGCAGCTGCTGTTGAGATTTTTGGGGCAGTTGTGAAAACCGTATCGGAGTACCAGGAGGAGAATGATCGTCTACGGAGACTGTTGCGCATTACACCGGACCTAACGTGTAGAATag ACTCCCTGCAGttctctcttgctgtctcaGAGGAAGGGGCTCCCACTGAGCAGCAGCACTTTCAGCAGGAGTGGAGTCCCAATCTGGGGCAGGAGGACCCAGAATCCACACAGATTaaagaggagcaggaggaaaTCAGGACCAGTCAGGAAGAAGAGCAGCTTCAAGGGCTGGAGTCTGATAACATAGAGTTCAGTTTCTCTTCTCCATGTgtgaaaaatgaatgtgatCAGGAGGATCCACTGGTTCAGCCATTGACCCTTCCCCAAACCCAGACTATGGAGAACAGAGAAAGTGACACTGAACCAGTGGATGTTACTCCTTTCGTCACCCACCTTAAGGGCCTCGACATTCTCTTTGACCATCCAGGTAATGTAAACAATACTTTCAGCAACAATTCAGCTGTGAGCAACTACCCAGTAGGACTCGACAGCAGCCTACCTTTGCATCGCAACCCGCCACTGGATCCCAACCCGCCACTGGATCGCAACCCGCCACTGGATCCCAACCCACCACTGGATCCCAACCCACCACTGGAGAAACACCATATGAAATCCAGCATCACATCCAAAAAGATTCATCGCTGCAGTGATTGTAGTGAAAGGTTTGCTTTAAAGGCTGACCTACAGGAGCATGTAATTCACGCCAAGAAGAGACCAAGCGAATGCCGCTTCTGCAAAAAGCGCTACAACTCCACCTGCAAATTAAAGGCCCATGTCCAACTCTGTCACGTGGAGAAACCCTGCACCTGCCCCTTTTGTGGAAAGACCTTTAAACACAAAGGAGGTATGTCCAGACATATGAGAATTCACACGGGAGAGAAACCCTTTAGCTGTGGTGACTGTGGAAAGAGCTTCAACCAGAAGGGAGACCTAAGAAGGCATATactgactcacacaggagagaaaccatttagCTGTGTTTACTGTGGGAAGAGCTTCAATCGGAAGGGACACCTCAGGAGGCatatactgacacacagaaGAGAAACCATTTAG